Proteins co-encoded in one Deinococcus malanensis genomic window:
- a CDS encoding FCD domain-containing protein encodes MYDRGVFFHETIVGACHNPFFVDALRRINRIRRLLAYRSTQDRRRYVPQSEEHLEILELLQQGRNAEAARRLEVHLSHVIENLDEIRPLLQ; translated from the coding sequence CTGTATGACCGCGGCGTGTTCTTCCACGAAACCATTGTCGGCGCCTGCCACAATCCCTTTTTCGTTGATGCCCTGCGGCGGATCAACCGGATCCGGCGGCTCCTGGCCTACCGGTCGACCCAGGACCGCCGGCGTTACGTACCCCAGTCGGAGGAGCACCTGGAAATCCTGGAGTTGCTGCAACAGGGCCGGAATGCCGAGGCCGCCCGCCGCCTGGAAGTGCATCTGTCCCACGTGATCGAAAACCTGGATGAAATCCGGCCGCTGCTCCAGTAG
- a CDS encoding LacI family DNA-binding transcriptional regulator has protein sequence MATIQDVARLAGVSPTTAKRALREPDKLTPDTLARVQAAVQSLEYEPDQRAGSLRGGQSRTIGLTVASIVEPFFAEFARTVSRTLSEAGYTLIITEIEYAAAREVNELQRLYGQRVAGILLRPGYGPESRAYVHRLVSKGVHILEYDYVPPGSPYPHVNVDHVGATRQAVQYLHSLGHRDIAALGTYHPQIHPEARSHAFPAIMAELGLSVRPEYQRVTLLTEETAFRLTHELMALPTPPTAIIALNGTQGIGAFRAIRERGWQIPDDISLITFDDYSWTSLVTPPVTVVAQPVQDMAVAAARNMIALLEGQTVTSQVFPAELIARQSCAAPRGAVSSKVG, from the coding sequence GTGGCCACCATCCAAGACGTCGCGCGCCTCGCTGGCGTCTCACCCACCACCGCCAAACGCGCCCTGCGGGAACCTGACAAACTCACGCCGGACACCCTGGCCCGGGTTCAGGCCGCCGTCCAGTCCCTGGAGTACGAACCGGACCAACGCGCCGGCAGCCTCCGGGGCGGACAGAGCCGCACCATCGGCCTGACCGTCGCCAGCATCGTCGAGCCCTTTTTCGCGGAGTTCGCACGAACCGTCAGCCGGACCCTCAGCGAAGCCGGGTACACCCTGATCATCACGGAAATCGAGTACGCCGCCGCCCGCGAAGTCAACGAACTCCAGCGCCTGTACGGCCAGCGTGTGGCCGGCATCCTGCTGCGCCCCGGTTACGGACCGGAAAGTCGCGCCTACGTCCACCGCCTGGTGTCCAAAGGCGTTCATATCCTGGAATACGACTACGTCCCCCCAGGCAGCCCTTACCCACACGTCAACGTCGACCACGTTGGCGCCACCAGACAGGCCGTACAGTACCTCCACTCGCTCGGCCACCGGGACATCGCCGCGCTCGGCACCTACCACCCGCAGATTCACCCCGAAGCCCGCAGTCACGCCTTCCCCGCCATCATGGCCGAACTGGGCCTGAGTGTCCGCCCGGAATATCAGCGCGTCACCCTCCTTACCGAGGAGACCGCCTTCCGCCTCACCCATGAACTGATGGCCCTGCCCACCCCACCCACCGCGATCATCGCCCTGAACGGCACCCAGGGCATCGGCGCCTTCCGCGCCATCCGGGAGCGCGGCTGGCAGATCCCGGACGACATCAGCCTGATCACCTTTGATGATTACTCCTGGACGTCCCTGGTCACCCCTCCGGTCACCGTTGTCGCGCAACCCGTTCAGGACATGGCTGTGGCGGCTGCCCGGAACATGATCGCCCTCCTGGAAGGCCAGACCGTCACCAGCCAGGTCTTCCCGGCCGAGCTGATTGCCCGGCAGAGCTGCGCGGCACCGCGCGGCGCCGTCTCCAGCAAAGTCGGGTAA
- a CDS encoding M-like protein — MTDSHKPEGKLLTEDEVSNVDLQFMGRTDEHRDALKDAGAEAKLADEYEDRGLDKQDVSSNGSMITSDPASTTPGHDTSEDT, encoded by the coding sequence ATGACTGACAGCCATAAGCCCGAGGGAAAGCTGTTGACCGAGGACGAGGTCAGCAACGTGGACCTGCAATTCATGGGACGCACAGATGAACACCGCGACGCGCTCAAGGATGCCGGTGCGGAAGCCAAGCTCGCTGACGAATACGAGGACCGCGGGCTGGACAAGCAGGATGTGTCCTCGAATGGCAGCATGATTACGAGTGACCCGGCCAGTACCACCCCGGGTCATGACACCTCCGAAGACACCTGA
- a CDS encoding sensor histidine kinase, producing the protein MTEPQMRTLFSDELLAVGRALNPVQPQEVVTDIILRPAISSLGAVAGAVLLINAQRDRLNLITRQGYEQNAKTIWQDGPLDRHIPAIDAIERREPLFFEDSDELKRLYPQLEEETGAISPVASAVLPILIDGHALGVLVLDFREPHVFTPAEQQFLATLALQCAVALDRSLQHARVVEQQQAQLDILESISDAFYAVDKDWCFTYVNRRAEEFWKRKREDLIGKVYWEEFPQAVGSEPYQAHLRAAQEQQVVRLESLSPITGLWVNITINPTADGLSVYFADITERKALEERANEATRQLERRVLERTRDLQDLNAELRAYAIGISRDLTEPLRRVNAFVGLLESRLGGQVDERMGRMFTQVREEARRVGDRMDELRKLAALERRELREEPLDLIQLIVQVRSDLEPLLKGRKITWVLGTLPRVVGDALLLRQVFAELLAVALDATRHTPDARIEVDGEVKERRVVMWVRHNGNGLTPAQAERFFDLFQVPHAEFGAEERIGLANVRRIVARHGGQVWAKGDGESGACLRVALPDRLGDLSSL; encoded by the coding sequence ATGACGGAACCGCAGATGCGCACCCTGTTCAGTGACGAACTCCTCGCAGTCGGACGAGCCCTGAATCCGGTGCAGCCGCAGGAAGTGGTCACCGACATCATCCTGCGCCCGGCCATCTCCTCCCTGGGTGCGGTCGCGGGCGCGGTGCTGCTGATCAACGCCCAGCGGGATCGGCTGAACCTGATCACCCGCCAGGGATACGAGCAGAACGCCAAGACGATCTGGCAGGACGGTCCACTGGATCGGCATATTCCCGCCATTGACGCCATTGAGCGGCGGGAGCCGCTGTTCTTCGAGGATTCCGATGAGCTCAAGCGGCTCTACCCGCAGCTGGAAGAGGAAACCGGGGCGATCAGTCCGGTGGCCAGTGCCGTCCTGCCGATCCTCATTGATGGCCACGCCCTCGGCGTGCTGGTGCTGGATTTCCGTGAACCGCATGTGTTCACGCCCGCCGAGCAGCAGTTCCTGGCCACGCTGGCCTTGCAGTGCGCCGTGGCGCTGGACCGGTCCCTCCAGCATGCGCGGGTGGTCGAGCAGCAGCAGGCGCAGCTCGACATCCTCGAGAGCATCAGTGACGCGTTTTATGCCGTGGACAAGGATTGGTGCTTTACCTACGTCAACCGCCGGGCGGAGGAATTCTGGAAGCGGAAGCGGGAAGACCTGATTGGCAAAGTGTACTGGGAGGAATTCCCGCAGGCGGTGGGCAGTGAACCGTACCAGGCGCACCTGAGGGCCGCGCAAGAGCAGCAGGTTGTCCGCCTTGAGTCCCTCTCACCCATCACCGGCCTCTGGGTCAACATCACCATCAATCCCACCGCCGACGGCCTGTCCGTGTATTTCGCGGACATCACTGAACGCAAAGCGCTGGAGGAGCGCGCCAACGAGGCCACCCGCCAGCTGGAACGCCGCGTGCTGGAACGCACCCGCGACCTTCAGGACCTCAACGCGGAACTGCGCGCGTACGCCATCGGGATCTCCCGGGACCTGACCGAACCGTTGCGTCGGGTGAACGCGTTCGTGGGCCTGCTGGAAAGCCGCCTGGGTGGTCAGGTCGATGAGCGGATGGGCCGGATGTTTACGCAGGTGAGGGAGGAAGCCCGCCGGGTAGGGGACCGCATGGATGAATTGCGGAAGCTGGCCGCGCTGGAACGACGGGAACTGCGCGAGGAACCACTCGACCTGATTCAGCTGATCGTGCAGGTGCGTAGTGATCTGGAACCGCTCCTGAAAGGCCGCAAGATCACGTGGGTCCTGGGCACCCTGCCGCGCGTGGTAGGCGACGCGCTGCTGCTCCGGCAGGTCTTCGCGGAACTGCTCGCTGTCGCCCTGGACGCTACCCGGCACACCCCGGATGCGCGTATTGAAGTAGATGGTGAAGTTAAGGAAAGGCGTGTGGTGATGTGGGTGCGCCACAACGGGAACGGGCTGACACCCGCACAGGCGGAGCGCTTCTTCGACCTGTTTCAGGTGCCGCACGCTGAGTTCGGGGCTGAGGAGCGCATTGGACTGGCGAACGTCCGGCGGATCGTGGCGCGGCATGGTGGTCAGGTCTGGGCCAAAGGAGATGGGGAGAGCGGAGCGTGCCTGCGGGTCGCATTGCCTGACCGCCTCGGTGATCTGTCATCCCTGTGA
- a CDS encoding FAD-dependent oxidoreductase, translated as MGTLPPPDLSPTPEASPARLTRPGVAERTVTRVTSRSQPASRRIGCAQPGKGTWAFPQTFQAGCHVDPVKFGVQVTGVHAQGDMVLVMAVGPAGDALTFPAQAVIVALPPRLAEQTITFMPELPPALTQVLSDTSTWMGHAMKAVVRYERAFWRAQGLSGFAVNYAGGMSGGMWRHVWRPGRTTTW; from the coding sequence ATGGGTACCCTTCCACCTCCGGATCTCTCGCCCACCCCGGAGGCGTCGCCTGCGCGCTTAACCAGGCCAGGCGTTGCCGAACGCACTGTCACAAGGGTCACTTCAAGAAGCCAGCCTGCATCTCGGAGGATCGGTTGTGCCCAACCTGGTAAAGGGACATGGGCGTTTCCCCAAACTTTCCAGGCTGGTTGTCATGTTGACCCTGTGAAGTTTGGTGTGCAGGTGACTGGTGTGCACGCGCAGGGAGACATGGTCCTTGTCATGGCTGTCGGGCCGGCTGGGGACGCACTTACTTTTCCAGCTCAGGCCGTGATTGTCGCGTTACCTCCCCGCCTCGCGGAGCAGACGATCACGTTCATGCCGGAGTTGCCCCCAGCACTGACTCAGGTGCTGAGCGACACCTCGACCTGGATGGGGCACGCCATGAAAGCTGTCGTGCGGTACGAGCGCGCGTTCTGGCGGGCGCAGGGCCTGTCCGGGTTTGCGGTCAATTACGCTGGCGGCATGTCTGGAGGCATGTGGCGGCATGTCTGGAGGCCGGGGCGAACGACTACCTGGTGA
- a CDS encoding response regulator codes for MFDVLMVEDNPADVLLMELALEDFLPELTLHVVADGVEALAFLNRHAPYERTLRPKLVLLDGNTPRMDAVDVLTALRQDNAFKDLPVLMFTGSAAEADMQKCLEAGATDYITKPMGVEAYTEVVHRTLGFWAARMGSA; via the coding sequence ATGTTTGACGTCCTGATGGTTGAAGACAACCCGGCCGACGTCCTGCTGATGGAACTGGCTCTGGAAGACTTCCTTCCTGAGTTGACGCTGCATGTGGTCGCGGATGGCGTGGAAGCCCTGGCCTTCCTGAACCGCCACGCACCTTATGAGCGTACTCTCCGCCCGAAACTGGTGTTGCTTGACGGGAACACGCCCCGTATGGATGCCGTGGATGTGCTGACCGCTCTCAGGCAGGACAACGCCTTCAAGGACTTGCCGGTGTTGATGTTTACCGGGTCCGCGGCCGAGGCGGACATGCAGAAATGCCTGGAGGCGGGAGCCACCGATTACATCACGAAACCTATGGGTGTGGAGGCGTACACCGAGGTGGTACACCGGACGCTCGGCTTCTGGGCTGCCAGGATGGGCTCCGCTTGA
- a CDS encoding GAF domain-containing protein, translating into MILPHELPVPASVVTLLQATPDVIFTLDHHGVITYANPPAAGIVGLTPAEVVGLHLERDFPHTLSAEFPSATRRALDTGVPVEYTVFNAFVGRWLRGHVLPMSDGLVVQIRDITALHRAEQLHRVTAALGAARTEKDVVQAVLDQAVPAVGAYRGAVMALSDDQQTLELLGEVGYAPEERDRFGRLALERDLPVCRAAQDGTPVFTTMPDATSEFADWNAVRSAQTQSLVALPLTFGGAVQAVLVLSFEVPRRFDESERQFLTTLTGVGTQALERARLFDAEHQGRVRATLLAEAGTLLASSLKVEDTLERLTALALEHVADWAAVYLPNDDGIATPVAVAHRDPALVELLRAFVSQYPADPESPGSTAWVMRTGESFLLPVVPAALIDAIEDLERRAAIVRMGFHSLIHVPLIVAGRTVGVLGLASSSPARTYGPEDLRLAEALAARAALALENAALFKASQHNEQRYRSLIDATRQIVWTTTPDGQLLGEQPGWTKLTGQRENEYCGYGWVNALHPDDRARSVAAWQAAIEQRAVYTIQHRVQVAGSTYRHFDVRGVPVLNADGTIREWVGVHTDITSQVQAEAELERRVAERTEALARSNAELERFAYVASHDLQEPLRTIGGLTGMLERRYADTLDERGRVLLRQIISGSTRMKTLLDDLLVYSRLGAERLTLEQVVVTTTVQEALAQLEDRLRESGGRVDYADLPVVCGNAFQLTQLFQNLIGNALKFRKPGVAPEVRISAVREGVFWRFSVRDNGVGIEEQYFERIFVMFQRLHVREQYEGTGLGLAICQKVVERHGGRMWVESTPGRGSVFHFTLKALES; encoded by the coding sequence ATGATCCTTCCTCACGAGCTCCCGGTTCCCGCCAGCGTGGTCACCCTGCTCCAGGCGACGCCAGACGTGATCTTCACCCTGGATCACCACGGCGTGATCACGTACGCCAATCCGCCCGCCGCTGGCATTGTGGGTCTGACGCCCGCGGAAGTGGTTGGGCTTCATCTGGAACGCGACTTCCCCCACACGCTCAGTGCCGAGTTTCCATCCGCCACCAGGCGCGCGCTCGACACCGGTGTGCCCGTGGAATACACGGTGTTCAACGCATTCGTGGGTCGTTGGTTGCGCGGGCATGTGCTGCCCATGTCGGACGGACTGGTGGTGCAGATTCGTGACATCACCGCCTTGCACCGTGCCGAGCAGCTGCACCGGGTCACGGCCGCGCTAGGCGCCGCCCGGACCGAGAAGGACGTGGTGCAGGCCGTGCTGGACCAGGCCGTCCCCGCGGTGGGCGCCTACCGCGGCGCAGTCATGGCCCTGAGTGACGACCAGCAGACGCTGGAACTGCTCGGTGAAGTGGGGTACGCACCGGAGGAGCGCGACCGCTTCGGGCGTCTGGCACTGGAGAGGGACCTACCGGTGTGCCGGGCCGCGCAGGACGGCACGCCAGTATTCACCACCATGCCTGACGCCACGAGCGAGTTCGCTGACTGGAACGCAGTCCGCTCAGCCCAAACGCAGAGCCTGGTTGCGCTGCCGCTGACCTTTGGGGGTGCAGTGCAGGCCGTACTGGTGCTGAGCTTCGAGGTGCCAAGACGCTTCGATGAATCTGAGCGGCAGTTCCTGACGACGCTCACAGGCGTAGGTACCCAAGCACTGGAACGCGCGCGGCTGTTCGACGCGGAACACCAGGGACGGGTACGCGCCACCCTGCTGGCCGAAGCCGGCACGCTGCTGGCCTCCTCCCTGAAGGTCGAGGATACCCTTGAGCGTCTCACGGCTCTGGCGTTGGAGCACGTGGCGGACTGGGCCGCGGTGTACCTCCCGAACGATGATGGGATCGCGACGCCGGTGGCCGTGGCGCACCGTGATCCAGCCCTGGTTGAGCTGCTTCGTGCGTTCGTGTCTCAGTATCCGGCAGATCCAGAGTCGCCTGGCTCAACCGCCTGGGTGATGCGCACCGGCGAGTCCTTTCTGCTCCCTGTCGTTCCCGCAGCTTTGATCGACGCAATCGAGGACCTGGAACGCCGCGCGGCCATCGTACGAATGGGCTTCCACTCGTTGATCCACGTGCCGCTTATCGTGGCTGGGCGTACCGTGGGCGTGCTGGGCCTCGCGAGCTCATCCCCGGCGCGCACGTACGGCCCCGAGGATCTTCGACTGGCCGAAGCGCTCGCCGCGCGCGCCGCGCTTGCCCTGGAGAACGCCGCGTTGTTCAAAGCCTCACAACACAATGAGCAGCGCTACCGCTCGCTGATTGATGCCACTCGGCAGATCGTGTGGACGACCACTCCGGATGGCCAGCTGCTGGGAGAACAGCCTGGCTGGACGAAGCTCACCGGACAACGCGAGAACGAATACTGCGGGTACGGCTGGGTGAACGCCCTGCACCCCGACGACCGGGCGCGCAGCGTGGCGGCGTGGCAGGCCGCCATCGAGCAACGTGCCGTCTACACCATTCAGCACCGCGTGCAGGTCGCGGGCAGCACGTACCGGCACTTCGACGTCCGGGGTGTTCCGGTCCTGAATGCCGACGGCACGATCCGTGAATGGGTGGGGGTGCACACCGACATCACCTCGCAGGTGCAGGCCGAAGCGGAACTGGAGCGGCGGGTCGCGGAGCGCACGGAAGCCCTCGCGCGCAGCAATGCGGAACTGGAGCGGTTCGCGTACGTCGCCTCGCACGACCTGCAAGAACCCCTGCGCACGATCGGGGGCCTGACCGGGATGTTGGAACGGCGATACGCGGACACCTTAGACGAGCGCGGCCGCGTCCTGCTGCGCCAGATTATCAGCGGTTCCACCCGCATGAAGACGCTGCTCGACGACCTGCTGGTGTATTCACGCCTGGGCGCCGAGCGCCTGACCCTGGAACAGGTGGTGGTCACCACCACGGTCCAGGAAGCCCTGGCGCAACTGGAAGACCGGCTGCGAGAAAGCGGCGGTCGGGTGGACTATGCAGATCTGCCGGTGGTGTGTGGGAACGCGTTTCAGCTCACGCAACTGTTCCAGAACCTGATCGGGAACGCCCTCAAATTCCGGAAACCAGGTGTGGCGCCGGAGGTGCGGATCAGTGCGGTGCGGGAGGGGGTGTTCTGGCGGTTCAGTGTGCGTGACAACGGCGTCGGCATTGAGGAGCAGTACTTCGAGCGGATCTTCGTGATGTTCCAGCGACTGCATGTCCGGGAGCAGTACGAAGGCACCGGGCTGGGGTTGGCTATCTGTCAGAAGGTGGTGGAGCGGCACGGCGGCCGGATGTGGGTGGAGAGCACACCCGGAAGAGGCAGCGTGTTCCATTTCACCCTGAAAGCCCTGGAGTCCTGA